The nucleotide sequence tgattatgtgttctagctagaaattgtgatgaaggatgttcatgtatgaactatggtaATTGTTGTAgattatagaaattgataatttgacaagttaatggtgttagtaatgaaattgaattactatgcacatttgatgtttaatgaaaggattagaggaaaagttgcatgataaagctaaaagtgatgagttagtaatgtacatgattaaaaggtgatgtttgattggtaacatgcttgttttagaaaagatgagttcaaggttagaaagtatgtgtgtatgtatgtatgttgtgattagggggttgagtgtatgagtaagtataaatgatgtaatgatccaagaaagttatgattttgatttagttatgtgattaatgagattagctcatatataggtgctaatcaaggaaaagaggtcgcaagtgatcaaggaaatccatttaaacaaggtgagtttatagggggtaatatgggcgggtcaagagtggcttagtgttctcggattgcatccgtgcaagagagtaacgactaagtgcactagttatgtagcttagatagaattattaggttagcctaataattgtatctatggttgatgtttagcttaggcaaggttattacattgctagtaatcttgcctatggtatgttttagcttagacacattaagtgtctatgtatgatatgatgatgaaatgagttgatgatagcttaggcatattagtatgcctatggttagcttaggcatgattactagggtcggcctagtaagtcatgtctatggtatgaatgatcggatccgaaagcatgcaagcaacctaagggttgaaggataagtgtttcgattatgcccaaatgatttatgtttatgttctatgtttattgctttcctataactcactaagtgtaaaagcttacccccatgatgttatgttttaggtactaaagtccatcgtgaaggtaaggaacccgtgtgaagcactcgaagagcattggcattagagtaagtggtattgcaagtcccttttgtaatcacgctctatggttaccgcttatcaaacgccatgtatttgaagtgtcatgtttgtcattattgaatttgggaccaaatgatggttttgtttcatgaaaacacgtttgatgtctaaatgttgttattagatggtatacgatgttagaaactgaatcttaagtttgtgtatgaatttgGTTGTTTTAAATGTGTTTAGAATGATGGAACTTGCAAAAGTTGGTTTAAgtacaatgttgcaggtcaggcacccggattagggttatgtcgcgccgcggcaaaggggtccgcgccgcggcatataactgaagttgagaacagaagcaaggttaaggagtctaaaatttcctgtgttgtgtcgcgccgcgacaaggcttgccgcgccgcggcataagccttgtccggccagtgacttaacttttcaaaaaaaaaaaaaaaaaaaaaaaaaaaaaaaaaaaaaaaaaaaattttactcgaatcaaggcgttaaagtatgtattttgttcggtcacttttgatatacccttctttcatctgtgttatgcaagctgcattatcttcatagatagttgttggacttttatcgcgttctagtctacaagaatcagtaatgagttgtgtcattgatctcaacgaaaaacattcccgagtagcttcttgtaatgcaatcacttcggcatgatttgatgatgttgcaacaagtgtttgtttctgagaaagccatgatattgcagtacctccatttaggaatacatgtccagtttgagatttagctttatgtagatcagataaataacctgcatctgcataaccaaccaaatcttattttgattcgttagaataaaataatcctaagtctgtagttcctcgaaggtatcgaaatatatgtttgatcccattccagtgtcttttggtaggagcagagctgaaccttgctaacaaattaactgcaaaagaaatgtcaggtcttgtataatttgtaagatacataagagctccaattgcactaagatatggtacttctggtccaagaatatcttcatgatcttcatagggacgaaatagatcagtgtcaacattaagtgatctaacaaccataggagtacttaatggttttgccttgtccatattgaaacgttttaaaatcttttccgtataagttgtttgatgtacaagtaaaccattaggcatatgctcaatctgcaaaccaaggcaatacttggtttttccgagatctttcatttcaaattctttctttagaagttgaatggcttcatggatctctttatttgtacctatgatgttaagatcatcgacataaacggctatgatcacatatccggatgttgttttcttaatgaatacacatggacaaataagattattggtataccctttgcttatcaagtaatcacttaatcgtttataccacatgcgacctgattgtttcaacccatataaagacctttgtaacttgattgagtacatttctttggattttgcattggttgcttctgataccttaaatcctccaggtatcttcatatatacatatatatatatatatatatatatatatatatatatatatatatatatatatatatatatatatatatatatatcactatcaagtgatccatatagataagaagTCACaatatccatgagatgcatttctaaatttttagaaactgccaggctgattaagtatctaaaattaattgcatccataacaggagaataagtttcctcataatcaattccaggtctttgagaaaaaccttgagctacaagtctagctttataccttgtaacttcatttttctcatttctttttcgcacaaaaacccatttatatcccacaggtttcacatctttaggtgtgagaatgatagatccgaaaacttttcttttattgagcgatttaaATTCAGCTCGTATTACTCCTTTTCAATgatctcaatcatgtctattttgacattccatgacagattttggttctggatcatcatcatcattcattatgtcatatgcaacattatatgaaaatatctcatcaagatttttcatatcatttcggttccataatatttttgaatgtgcataattgattgaaaattctgtattgatgtcaacaatctcctctgcagaaggagtattgatttgtggttcttcttgaatactttcttttacctcattatcagctgattttttttcgaggatttttatctttggaacccaattggtctcccacgtttctggcgtggcaaagactcaagagcgacattattgccagcttttggaatttcaattcaagctggagcatttgctgctggtatatatgatttaatcactctttttgtatctgtaaatgcatcaggcaatttattcgcaagttcttgcatatgcattattttttgaacttcggtctcgcattcttttgtacgaggatcaagatacattaattgaggttcacaccataaaacatcattttctttattttttatttctccccctaatctagggaacaatgtttcattaaagtgacaatcagcaaaacgtgctgtaaaaacatcacccgtcatgggttcaatatatcttatgattgaagatgtttcatatccaacgtATATTCCCATCCTGCTTTGAGgaaccattttagtgcgttgtggtggtgcgacataaaccgcacaaccaaatgttctaaggtgggaaatatttggctgatggccaaaaacaAGTTGCAAAGgaaaatatgtatgacttgcacttggtctaatgcgaattaatgatgcagcatgtaaaatttcatgaccccatacagatactgggagttttgttctcattatcaatggtctagctattaactgcaatcgtttgattagtgattcggctaaaccattttgtgtatgcacatgggcaataggatgttcaacaacaatcccaatagacatgcaaaaatcattaaatgcttgagatgtaaactcaccagcattatccaatctcactcttttaatagtataatcagggaaatgtgctctcaatttaataatttgagcaagaaattttgcaaatgcaacatttcgacttgataatagacaaacatgagaccatctactagatgcgtctattaggaccatgaaatatctaaatggtccacatggtggatgaattggtccacatatatcactttGAATTCTTTCaataaacattggtgattctttttcaaccttaagaggtgatggtcttattatcaattttccaagtgagcatgatgtacatggaataagtgcatcatgagggatcttttgatccgtcaatggatgtccatgtgtattttgaattattcttttaatcattgttgatcctgggtggcctaatctttcatgccacagattgatcattacaggatcacatgccttttcatttaCTACCATGtgcgcttctggtacatttatatatgtataatgtaaatcagaactaagtcttggtagtttttcaatcacatgattcttctcagtgatacttaaatatttatcattttctgtagtcacggactgataatcatatccattttggtaaatgtcagagaagcttaacaaatttctttttgacatgggagaaaataaggcatttttatcagaaaatttgtaccatttggtaacatgaattttgcctttcccattccttttattaaatccgcaggacctgatatagtatgtaccgttccttctgttgctttaatatcagtgaaatattttttagatttgagtatagtatgtgtggtaccactgtctgcaatacaaagatccccaccatttgactgattttgcactccagtagtgtacatcatgaacttcaaaatatgataaacaaataatgagtacataattcatcaatatattacattcaaaatatgttataaataaaaatacataataaggaaatatatagtaaagtagatatggtatagatggTAAATTTACATCCATTTATTTaatatggacatataataggaaatttattcattaaagtagtcacttgttggctcaatgatttttgtatcaaggtcatccataaGGTTTGCCTCTTTttattttccctttagggattcttgatattgattaacagaatattgatttgttcgacagtttttagaccaatggccaattttaccacatcgataacaagaatcttcaatattctttaaagagcttccttcaacattatgatttgtgggattgtatggtggttgaaatttataattttgtggattattatttctttgtctacGACCACGACCACtattacgaccacgaccaccaccacgaccattaccataaggatgatttcaaacatagttatgatttttattattgttatggtaatttccatgatgatggttttggccaatatgacaacgacctcgcccacgtcctcgtccaggtgcatttcttttattattattattattattattgttaatagcattacctTCACGGAATtctagcgcacccgtaggacgagattcttgattcttcatcagtaattctttattcacttctgcaactaagagataagtttgaagtttggaaaaagttttgtaattctgcaatcttaaattttcttgtatagtaatgtttgcagaatgcattgtgaaaaaagttttctccatcatattagcatcacttatttcttgaccacagaattgaagctttgaacggatcttgaacatggccgagctgtattcacttacctttttaaagtcttggaaccttagatttctccatttttCCCTCGCaattgggagtaatatttccttttgattatcgaatctactcttgatactttcccataaaatatgtggatctttgatagtgagatacatatgttttaaggtgatatcaatatgtttgcgaataaaagcaattgattttaatttatcttgatcagaacaagtattgttttcttttaaagtttctagaatacccaatggtccaagatttatttctatatccatgacccatgatgtgtagtttgtttccgatacgtctagggcatcaaactcaagctttgataagtttgacattttttattttcagaaagatgaacaacataaattataatcataatcaatttctaacaacatgaaattagaatcattttaaattcataagtagcaaacaacagaataatggtatgattacaaataataaaatcacaagggcatgatagaatataggttcacccggtggtatattagcaacaatgatgatagttaatataaccaatacaataggaaaaatcatccttgtgtgaatcatctttacaaaaactttttgcgagtggtaatctgagaaaatgaagattgatttgtgaaaatgtgaaaatggagatgtttattttatatttgaaaaatatagtcgttgtaacgtcgtcagttgacgttaacaaccgttatgtatatatgaccgttgtaacgtcgttagttgacgttaacgaatgttatgtactcgttatattaataatcattttaataaaagaattttattagtataaatatgattactataaaatacatttagtataaatatgtttagtataaatacgaagattaagagaataaacatattatgcataaataataaatttaagaataaacattagtatgcatgaaataaataatgattaattgcataaataatcataaatgttagataacataaatataaatgttagtgaagttaataagagttagattacagaaatataattcatgcggtataaccgaccatatataacataaatataaatgttaatgaagttaataaaagttagattacagaaatataattcaggcggtataaccgaccatatataacttaaataacataaatataaatgttagttatgatgataataatatttaccctactaataaataatagaagatatcgttaaagatttttatttttttattaccttgattatacggagcacttcgtgctgataacgtgttataattcagtagacttataactacctttagtggtttggttcgtgttataattcagtaagcttataactacctttagtggtttggttcgtgactataggctactaataaacttaaaataagagagagtaaaagaatggtgatatatgaaatatattctatttgtgcatcttatgcaaatcacatcctttggtatttataatataataatttactttGCAGTTAGGTAGAATAATAATATCCGTGAATTAACTTGTGATCCACCAAACTTCACTTTATGAAAAAGTGTCGGCCATATTTGAcatatataacaataacaataacaataacaataacaataacaataacaacaacaacaataataataataataataataataataataataataataataataataataataataataataataataataataatacagattaattaatttattgtaattaaaaaaagaaaataaatgataaatagTCTTCAACAACAAACGAGGCGGCCGAATCCGACCCGTACCCGCTCTACATTTCTCTTCTTTATGTCTAATCTAATACAACTCACCTTTTATTCaattaaacaaaacaaaacaaTACTCAAATCTcaccaccaccacaaaccaccatctCACCACCGTCCACCACCAGAAACCACCATCTCACCACCGTCCACAGCTAATTCAATCCTCCAAAAACACTTTCACAATTAGCGTATCTCCGATTCCGATTCCGATCTACATCCAAATGGAAAACATCTTCTCAAATCTTCCACAAGACATATTCCACCAGATCTTCACTCGCCTCACCCTCCGTCAAATCATCATCTGCCGTTCCGTTTCTAAAAACCTTCAATCTCTTCTATCATCACCTTCCTTCACTCATCTCCTCGCCACGTCATCACCTTTCCCTCTCCTCGCCCTCCGTCCACCTCACCGTCACCAACGTCTTGCCACGTCATCACCAACCCTACACCTCTTCGATCCATCTCAATTCAATTGGCTTTCATTCACTCTCTCTTTCCTTCCTTTTCCTTCTGCTCATCCAATCGCATCTGCCGGCGGCTTGTTATACCTCTGGGCAGACTGCCCGTTGCCCGATTTGAACAGCAACAGTAATAAATTACTTGTTGTTTGTAATCCGTTGACTAGTCAACATAAAACCCTACCTCAATTAGGCTCAGCTTGGTCCAAACACGGGTCGGTTTTAGTCGATTCGGTTAGTAATCGGGTTATTGTTCTTAACGAGCTGGCTGCGCTTTACTATTCGAATTTGGAGAACCGTTGGCTTAAATTTTCGTCGAATTTGCCGTCGAAACCTAGGAGTCCGATTCTGGTTAACGATTCGATTATCGCATTGTGCGATGTTGGATCGCCGTGGAGGAGTCAATGGAAGTTGTTTATTTGTAGTTTGATGAATTTGAAAAGTTGTCAAAATTGGGGAACACTTGAGAAAAATGAATGGGGTGATGTGTTTGATATATTGAAACGACCGAGATTGTTGAAAGGTTTTGGGAATGTGATATTGATGATTGGAGGTTTGAAATCGTCGTTTTCATTGAACGCTTCGTGTTCGACGATATTGATATTGAAGTTGGATTTGGGTACGTTTGAATGGGGTGAAGCGGGGCGAATGCCGGTTGAAAtgtttaggtgttttcaagaatcgagTAAGTTTAAGGTGTTTGGAGGTGGGCATAGGGTTTGTTTTTCAGCAAAACGGGTCGGGCGATTAGCGTTAT is from Rutidosis leptorrhynchoides isolate AG116_Rl617_1_P2 chromosome 10, CSIRO_AGI_Rlap_v1, whole genome shotgun sequence and encodes:
- the LOC139872644 gene encoding SKP1-interacting partner 15, whose product is MENIFSNLPQDIFHQIFTRLTLRQIIICRSVSKNLQSLLSSPSFTHLLATSSPFPLLALRPPHRHQRLATSSPTLHLFDPSQFNWLSFTLSFLPFPSAHPIASAGGLLYLWADCPLPDLNSNSNKLLVVCNPLTSQHKTLPQLGSAWSKHGSVLVDSVSNRVIVLNELAALYYSNLENRWLKFSSNLPSKPRSPILVNDSIIALCDVGSPWRSQWKLFICSLMNLKSCQNWGTLEKNEWGDVFDILKRPRLLKGFGNVILMIGGLKSSFSLNASCSTILILKLDLGTFEWGEAGRMPVEMFRCFQESSKFKVFGGGHRVCFSAKRVGRLALWECNENGKEQWRWIDSVPGNGDGLYRGFLFDARLDALP